Proteins encoded within one genomic window of Epinephelus lanceolatus isolate andai-2023 chromosome 9, ASM4190304v1, whole genome shotgun sequence:
- the spaw gene encoding southpaw: protein MDVLTVFCTFFLCSFGAVSSTQGHRYLSGLETSFAFRNLSFNYRSRYPMYMMQLYRSFRTFDSSTSVAVLTTPGDTPSVRSSDSVISLTARGCYQVGERWTVTFDMSSISTWEFIQLAEFRIRLPAFSASRRATVDLYHSGKQNCDLGSTSCQDEQLFLGSFDTLASSAKSSWKVFNVTALLKYWLYQGDGVLSQEASGEPEADNGSGAGDGGGKSLLKNLGLTQRKIHHPTTNRVMMVIFSKHNVPQEGHTAHSLIHTVENSKYVKMDRVSSDRQSRRHKRNRMERLRVAAEASPTAAPTTEPTQRPLCRRVDMWVDFDHIGWDEWIVHPKRYNAFRCEGECPSPLDESFNPTNHAYMQSLLQHHHPERVSCPSCVPTRLSPLSMLYYEQDDLALRHHEDMIVEECGCH from the exons ATGGACGTCCTGACAGTTTTCTGCACATTCTTCCTCTGCTCTTTTGGAGCTGTTTCCTCCACTCAGGGGCACAGATATCTCTCAGGCCTCGAGACTAGTTTCGCATTCAGAAATCTCTCGTTTAATTATCGCAGCAGATACCCGATGTACATGATGCAGCTGTACCGTTCCTTCCGGACTTTTGATTCCTCGACGTCAGTAGCTGTCCTTACAACACCAGGTGACACCCCGTCAGTACGCAGCTCTGACTCCGTCATAAGTCTGACAGCCAGAG GTTGCTATCAAGTTGGTGAAAGATGGACAGTCACATTTGACATGTCGTCCATCTCTACTTGGGAGTTTATCCAGTTGGCAGAATTTCGGATCAGACTTCCTGCTTTCTCTGCCTCCAGGCGTGCCACTGTGGATTTATATCACTCCGGAAAGCAGAACTGTGACCTGGGCAGCACGTCATGCCAGGATGAGCAGCTTTTCCTGGGGAGCTTTGACACATTAGCCAGCAGCGCAAAGTCCTCCTGGAAGGTTTTTAATGTGACTGCGCTGCTAAAATACTGGCTATACCAGGGAGATGGAGTGTTGAGCCAAGAGGCCTCAGGAGAACCCGAGGCGGACAATGGGAGCGGTGCTGGAGATGGTGGGGGGAAGTCCCTCCTCAAGAATCTGGGATTGACACAAAGAAAAATACACCATCCAACCACAAACCGGGTCATGATGGTCATCTTCTCCAAACACAATGTGCCCCAGGAAGGCCACACAGCACACAGCCTCATTCACACGGTAGAGAACTCCAAATATGTGAAGATGGACAGAGTCAGCAGTGACCGTCAAAGTCGACGCCACAAAAGGAACAGGATGGAGAGGTTAAGGGTGGCTGCAGAAGCTTCAcccactgctgcaccaacaacagaGCCAACCCAGAGGCCGCTGTGTCGGAGAGTAGACATGTGGGTGGACTTTGACCACATCGGCTGGGACGAGTGGATTGTGCACCCTAAACGCTACAATGCTTTTCGCTGTGAGGGGGAGTGTCCTTCACCACTGGATGAGTCCTTCAACCCCACCAACCATGCATACATGCAG AGCCTCTTGCAACATCACCATCCAGAGAGAGTGTCATGCCCGTCCTGTGTGCCAACGCGCCTCAGCCCGCTCTCCATGCTGTACTACGAGCAGGACGACTTGGCCCTGCGGCATCACGAGGACATGATCGTTGAAGAGTGTGGATGTCACTGA
- the dguok gene encoding deoxyguanosine kinase, mitochondrial isoform X2, producing the protein MANKSRRLSFSCSRCLSTSTENGAARVKRVSIEGNIAVGKSTFARLLQSACPDWEVVAEPVSKWQNIESGTSKGTDTSSQKTVSNLLQMMYQDPQRWSYTFQTYSCMSRLRTQLQPPPARLLSSEGTPVQVYERSIYSDRYIFALNMFELGCINSTEWAVYQDWHSLLVDQFGHQVELEGIIYLRAPPEKCMERLERRGRAEEKGVKLDYLDKLHVQHEKWLVEKTTEIHFEKLKRIPVLQLDASVEFQSDPEVQEEFITKMKNFFNAL; encoded by the exons ATGGCTAACAAGTCACGGAGGCTCAGTTTTTCTTGTTCAAGGTGTCTGTCGACTTCAACTGAGAATGGAGCAGCTCGAGTGAAGAGGGTTTCTATCGAGGGCAACATTG CTGTTGGAAAGTCGACCTTTGCAAGACTCTTACAGTCAGCTTGTCCAGACTGGGAGGTGGTGGCAGAACCTGTCAGCAAGTGGCAGAACATTGAAAGTGGGACCTCGAAG GGGACAGACACGTCCTCTCAGAAGACAGTCAGCAACCTGCTGCAGATGATGTACCAGGACCCTCAGCGCTGGTCGTACACATTTCAGACATATTCCTGCATGAGCCGGCTGAGGACGCAGCTGCAGCCTCCTCCAGCTCGCCTCCTCAGCTCAGAGGGAACACCTGTCCAGGTGTATGAGCGCTCCATCTACAGTGACAG ATACATTTTCGCCCTGAACATGTTTGAGCTGGGTTGCATCAACTCTACAGAGTGGGCAGTGTACCAGGACTGGCACTCCCTCCTGGTGGACCAGTTTGGACACCAGGTGGAGCTGGAGGGCATCATCTACCTCAGAGCCCCTCCAGAG AAATGTATGGAGCGTCTGGAGCGTCGAGGAAGGGCAGAAGAGAAAGGAGTGAAACTGGACTATCTGGATAAGCTGCACGTTCAGCATGAGAAGTGGCTCGTTGAGAAGACCACTGA AATACattttgagaagctgaaacggATACCAGTGTTACAACTCGATGCCAGTGTGGAGTTTCAGAGTGACCCGGAGGTGCAGGAGGAATTTATAACaaag ATGAAGAACTTCTTCAATGCTTTGTGA
- the dguok gene encoding deoxyguanosine kinase, mitochondrial isoform X1 → MPVTMSALYRCALFNRVSKLKTGVTQVKRFGYNVNAPPPQWTTPDSLLRVGNTAITQTTNLRTMANKSRRLSFSCSRCLSTSTENGAARVKRVSIEGNIAVGKSTFARLLQSACPDWEVVAEPVSKWQNIESGTSKGTDTSSQKTVSNLLQMMYQDPQRWSYTFQTYSCMSRLRTQLQPPPARLLSSEGTPVQVYERSIYSDRYIFALNMFELGCINSTEWAVYQDWHSLLVDQFGHQVELEGIIYLRAPPEKCMERLERRGRAEEKGVKLDYLDKLHVQHEKWLVEKTTEIHFEKLKRIPVLQLDASVEFQSDPEVQEEFITKMKNFFNAL, encoded by the exons ATGCCTGTCACAATGTCTGCCCTGTATCGATGCGCTCTGTTCAACCGTGTTTCCAAGCTGAAAACAGGTGTGACACAGGTCAAGAGATTTGGGTATAACGTGAATGCGCCCCCTCCACAGTGGACGACACCTGACAGTCTCCTGAGAGTTGGAAACACAGCCATAACACAAACAACTAACCTACGTACTATGGCTAACAAGTCACGGAGGCTCAGTTTTTCTTGTTCAAGGTGTCTGTCGACTTCAACTGAGAATGGAGCAGCTCGAGTGAAGAGGGTTTCTATCGAGGGCAACATTG CTGTTGGAAAGTCGACCTTTGCAAGACTCTTACAGTCAGCTTGTCCAGACTGGGAGGTGGTGGCAGAACCTGTCAGCAAGTGGCAGAACATTGAAAGTGGGACCTCGAAG GGGACAGACACGTCCTCTCAGAAGACAGTCAGCAACCTGCTGCAGATGATGTACCAGGACCCTCAGCGCTGGTCGTACACATTTCAGACATATTCCTGCATGAGCCGGCTGAGGACGCAGCTGCAGCCTCCTCCAGCTCGCCTCCTCAGCTCAGAGGGAACACCTGTCCAGGTGTATGAGCGCTCCATCTACAGTGACAG ATACATTTTCGCCCTGAACATGTTTGAGCTGGGTTGCATCAACTCTACAGAGTGGGCAGTGTACCAGGACTGGCACTCCCTCCTGGTGGACCAGTTTGGACACCAGGTGGAGCTGGAGGGCATCATCTACCTCAGAGCCCCTCCAGAG AAATGTATGGAGCGTCTGGAGCGTCGAGGAAGGGCAGAAGAGAAAGGAGTGAAACTGGACTATCTGGATAAGCTGCACGTTCAGCATGAGAAGTGGCTCGTTGAGAAGACCACTGA AATACattttgagaagctgaaacggATACCAGTGTTACAACTCGATGCCAGTGTGGAGTTTCAGAGTGACCCGGAGGTGCAGGAGGAATTTATAACaaag ATGAAGAACTTCTTCAATGCTTTGTGA
- the tcn2 gene encoding transcobalamin-2, with protein sequence MLSLVIVTGLLAFVSGKPCDTEGSNRELHLTLNKNLLRSLETQEGLPNPSVHLALRLSDNHNLAKENEHLNKLKNDLHNDLQSSLSNSQSVVGLLALYTLALKSSCHDLNTVTFTVSEKSEKLLTHLKNQMEQEKEHIAFSHRPLTNYYQYSLGVLALCASGIRVNNHVSNKLIKAVENEHFKHGDSESTDTYAMAGMALQCVKDSGSHVQNAAELDTALSKIKEKLLAARRNDGHIGNEFSTGLAVQALLAMGTHIADCAASMEAMRTGARGNTYHNPMAVSQILPALQKKSYLSVKSKECRNEDDTLVLEPVDPVVVLPSKTEVAVMVEVVTASGAAALYSVKVPKGSSLLQALELLSGKDVGFTFEKESSLWGPFLSMVNGEQARQSDRRYWHLSSDGTALTEGINDYKIEVAQKIIIQNSSY encoded by the exons ATGCTGTCTTTGGTCATAGTCACAGGCCTCCTGGCTTTTGTCTCTGGTAAACCATGTg ATACTGAAGGATCCAACAGAGAGCTGCACCTAACACTCAATAAGAATCTCCTCCGCTCTCTGGAGACACAGGAAGGACTCCCCAATCCCAGTGTCCACTTGGCTTTACGGCTTTCTGATAACCACAACCTCGCCAAGGAGAATGAACACCTGAATAAACTGAAAAATGATTTGCACAATGACCTTCAGAG ctctctctctaacaGCCAGTCTGTGGTCGGCCTCTTGGCGCTGTACACTCTGGCTTTGAAGTCCTCCTGCCATGACCTCAACACAGTCACCTTCACTGTCAGTGAGAAGAGCGAGAAGCTGCTGACACACCTGAAGAATCAGATGGAGCAAGAAAAAGAGCACATTGCCT TCAGCCACCGCCCTTTGACCAACTATTACCAGTACTCTCTGGGTGTGCTTGCTCTTTGCGCGAGTGGCATCAGGGTCAACAACCATGTCAGCAACAAGCTCATCAAGGCGGTAGAAAATGAGCACTTCAAACATGGAGACTCCGAGAGTACTG ACACCTACGCCATGGCTGGAATGGCGCTCCAGTGTGTAAAGGACTCTGGTTCTCATGTGCAGAATGCTGCTGAGCTCGACACAGCTCTCAGCAAGATTAAGGAGAAGCTCTTGGCCGCTCGACGGAACGACGGTCATATAGGCAATGAGTTCAGCACAGGCCTCGCAGTGCAA GCCTTATTGGCAATGGGCACCCATATTGCAGACTGTGCTGCCTCAATGGAGGCCATGAGGACAGGTGCCAGAGGCAACACGTACCACAACCCCATGGCTGTATCTCAGATCCTGCCAGCTCTGCAGAAGAAATCCTACCTGTCAGTTAAAAGCAAGGAGTGCCGCAATGAGGATG ACACTCTGGTGCTGGAGCCCGTAGATCCTGTGGTGGTTTTACCAAGCAAGACCGAAGTGGCTGTGATGGTGGAGGTGGTGACGGCCAGTGGAGCAGCTGCTCTGTACTCTGTGAAGGTGCCAAAGGGCAGCTCTCTGCTGCAGGCCCTtgaactgctcagtggaaaaGATGTTGGCTTCAC GTTTGAGAAAGAGTCCAGCCTGTGGGGGCCTTTCTTAAGTATGGTGAACGGAGAGCAGGCCAGACAGAGCGATCGCAGATACTGGCACCTCTCCTCTGATGGCACTGCACTCACTGAGG GTATCAATGATTACAAGATTGAGGTGGCTCAGAAGATCATCATCCAAAACTCAAGCTACTGA
- the ccdc117 gene encoding coiled-coil domain-containing protein 117 isoform X1, with protein MHHPAPTSSEVGFLPDMYSFSGPTSLPEFNLGSPSTSGDLQRATLSNSSWETRCLRKHRRRVDDEGCSAKRRRLMLEAEEDILETSNTSTHRDWLTANSCPPLSAQHASPALPQPCTAPQPLTLPQPSTAASRPETESSCMEIEAAQRKLQEIEDRITLEDDDEDEDLDVEPAQRRPVLVISDSLKEGLQRGISDILPHTVAQSVSHSCMELVLWRPPDDPFCRKRKGSLQKQRKQQTVPRQPPTPCPSPTPHSPSSPPSDTHSSPYSFPVAPSSGEEDMEM; from the exons ATGCACCACCCCGCTCCCACTAGCAGTGAAGTGGGGTTTCTGCCAGACATGTACTCATTTTCAGGCCCCACAAGCCTTCCTGAGTTTAACCTCGGCTCTCCAAGTACGTCTGGAGATCTGCAGAGAGCAACTCTCTCCAACAG CAGCTGGGAGACACGATGCCTCAGGAAGCACAGGAGGAGAGTTGATGATGA GGGATGCAGTGCTAAGAGGAGGAGGTTAATGTTAGAGGCAGAGGAGGACATTTTAGAGACCTCAAACACAAGCACTCATCGTGACTGGCTGACAGCGAACAGCTGCCCGCCCCTGTCTGCCCAGCATGCCAGCCCTGCACTTCCACAGCCCTGCACAGCGCCTCAGCCTTTGACTTTGCCGCAGCCCTCCACTGCTGCATCCCGACCCGAGACAGAGAGCTCCTGCATGGAGATAGAGGCAGCTCAGAGGAAACTGCAGGAGATCGAAGACAG AATAACGCTGGAGGATGACGATGAGGATGAAGATCTGGATGTAGAGCCTGCACAGAGACGGCCAGTGTTGGTGATCTCAGACAGTTTGAAGGAGGGTCTGCAGCGCGGCATCAGCGACATCCTACCACACACAGTAGCCCAGTCTGT GAGCCATTCCTGCATGGAGTTGGTGTTGTGGCGGCCACCAGATGATCCCTTCTGTCGGAAGCGAAAGGGCTCATTACAGAAACAGCGTAAACAACAGACAGTACCACGGCAACCCCCGACTCCATGTCCATCTCCCACCCCCCACAGCCCCTCCAGTCCAccctcagacacacactcttCTCCGTACAGCTTTCCTGTGGCCCCCAGCTCTGGAGAGGAAGACATGGAAATGTAA
- the ccdc117 gene encoding coiled-coil domain-containing protein 117 isoform X2, producing MHHPAPTSSEVGFLPDMYSFSGPTSLPEFNLGSPSTSGDLQRATLSNSWETRCLRKHRRRVDDEGCSAKRRRLMLEAEEDILETSNTSTHRDWLTANSCPPLSAQHASPALPQPCTAPQPLTLPQPSTAASRPETESSCMEIEAAQRKLQEIEDRITLEDDDEDEDLDVEPAQRRPVLVISDSLKEGLQRGISDILPHTVAQSVSHSCMELVLWRPPDDPFCRKRKGSLQKQRKQQTVPRQPPTPCPSPTPHSPSSPPSDTHSSPYSFPVAPSSGEEDMEM from the exons ATGCACCACCCCGCTCCCACTAGCAGTGAAGTGGGGTTTCTGCCAGACATGTACTCATTTTCAGGCCCCACAAGCCTTCCTGAGTTTAACCTCGGCTCTCCAAGTACGTCTGGAGATCTGCAGAGAGCAACTCTCTCCAACAG CTGGGAGACACGATGCCTCAGGAAGCACAGGAGGAGAGTTGATGATGA GGGATGCAGTGCTAAGAGGAGGAGGTTAATGTTAGAGGCAGAGGAGGACATTTTAGAGACCTCAAACACAAGCACTCATCGTGACTGGCTGACAGCGAACAGCTGCCCGCCCCTGTCTGCCCAGCATGCCAGCCCTGCACTTCCACAGCCCTGCACAGCGCCTCAGCCTTTGACTTTGCCGCAGCCCTCCACTGCTGCATCCCGACCCGAGACAGAGAGCTCCTGCATGGAGATAGAGGCAGCTCAGAGGAAACTGCAGGAGATCGAAGACAG AATAACGCTGGAGGATGACGATGAGGATGAAGATCTGGATGTAGAGCCTGCACAGAGACGGCCAGTGTTGGTGATCTCAGACAGTTTGAAGGAGGGTCTGCAGCGCGGCATCAGCGACATCCTACCACACACAGTAGCCCAGTCTGT GAGCCATTCCTGCATGGAGTTGGTGTTGTGGCGGCCACCAGATGATCCCTTCTGTCGGAAGCGAAAGGGCTCATTACAGAAACAGCGTAAACAACAGACAGTACCACGGCAACCCCCGACTCCATGTCCATCTCCCACCCCCCACAGCCCCTCCAGTCCAccctcagacacacactcttCTCCGTACAGCTTTCCTGTGGCCCCCAGCTCTGGAGAGGAAGACATGGAAATGTAA